From Amycolatopsis sp. WQ 127309:
GCGCTGGTCGGCAACCTCACCGGGGTCAAGCCGGGCCGGGCGCGCTACACGATGATCTGCGACGCCGGCGGCGGCGTGCTCGACGACCTGGTCGTCTACCGGCTGGCCGACGAGCACTACCTGGTCGTCGCCAACGCCGGCAACGCGAAGGTCGTCGCGGACGCGCTGGCCGAGCGGGTCGCGGGCTTCGACGCGGTGGTCGACGACCGGTCCGAGACGACCGCGCTGATCGCCGTCCAGGGCCCGAACGCCGTCAAGATCCTCGGCGCGGTCACCGACGCCGACCTCGACGCGCTCAAGTACTACGCCAGCGTGCCGGCGGTCGTGAAGGGCCACGAGGTCCTGCTCGCCCGCACCGGCTACACCGGCGAGGACGGCTTCGAGCTGTTCGTCCCGGCCGACGAGGCCCCGGCGGTGTGGCGCATCCTGTCCGAGGCCGGCGAGGGTCACGGGCTCGTCCCGGCCGGGCTGGCCTGCCGCGACACGCTGCGGCTCGAAGCCGGGATGCCGTTGTACGGCAACGAACTCACCCTCGGCCAGAGCCCGTTCGAAGCCGGGCTCGGGCGCGTCGTCAAGTTCGAGAAGCCGGGCGACTTCGTCGGCCGCGCGGCCCTGGAAGAGCGGTCCAAGGCCGACGTCCCGCGCGTACGCGTCGGGCTCAAGGGCCAGGGCCGTCGCGCCCCGCGGCACGGCTACAAGCTGCTGGCCGACGGGGTCGAGATCGGCGAGGTCACCAGTGGGGCGCTGTCGCCCACGCTGGGTCACCCGATCGCCATGGCGTACGTCGATCGGGCGTACACCGAGCCCGGCACCGAACTTTCCGTCGACATCCGGGGCAGGATCGAGCCCGTCGAGGTCGTCGCCCTGCCCTTCTACTCCCGCGCGTAAAGGACTCTTGCACCGTGAGCATCCCCGAGAACCTGAAGTACACCAAGGAACACGAGTGGCTGAACGTCGAAGGTGACGTCGCCACCGTCGGCATCACCGCCTTCGCCGCCGAGTCGCTCGGCGACATCGTGTTCGTCCAGCTGCCCGACGTCGGCGCCACGATCACCTCCGGCGAGGTGTTCGGCGAGGTCGAGTCGACCAAGTCCGTCAGCGAGCTGTACGCGCCGGTCTCCGGCGAGGTCGTCGAGGTCAACGGCACCACGTCGGACACCCCCGAGGTGATCAACTCGGACCCGTACGCCGAAGGGTGGCTGCTCAAGGTGCGTCTCTCCGGTGACGTGCCCGAGCTGCTCGACGCCGCCGCCTACGCCGCACTCACCCAGGAGAGCTGATGACGACCTTCGACGCCCACCTCGCCGACGTCGACCCCGAGGTCGCGGCGGCCGTCGCCGACGAGCTTACCCGCCAGCAGTCGACCCTGGAGATGATCGCCTCCGAGAACTTCGCCCCGGTGGGCGTGCTCGAGGCGCAGGGTTCGGTGCTGACCAACAAGTACGCCGAGGGCTACCCCGGCCGCCGCTACTACGGCGGCTGCGAGCACGTCGACGTCGTCGAGCAGCTCGCCATCGACCGCGCGAAGGCGCTGTTCGGTGCGGAGCACGCCAACGTGCAGCCGCACTCGGGCGCGCAGGCCAACGCCGCCGCGATGTTCGCCGTGCTCAAGCCGGGCGACACCATCCTCGGCCTCGACCTGGCGCACGGCGGCCACCTGACGCACGGGATGAAGATCAACTTCTCGGGCAAGCTCTACAACGTCGTCGCCTACCACGTCGACAAAGAGACCGGCATCGTCGACCTGGCCGAGATCGAGCGCCTCGCCGTCGAGCACCAGCCGAAGCTGATCATCGCCGGCTGGTCGGCGTACCCGCGTCAGCTCGACTTCGCC
This genomic window contains:
- the gcvT gene encoding glycine cleavage system aminomethyltransferase GcvT is translated as MSKETSLHGVHKGLGALFTDFAGWSMPVRYASELAEHKAVREAAGLFDLSHMAEIHVTGPQAADVLDFALVGNLTGVKPGRARYTMICDAGGGVLDDLVVYRLADEHYLVVANAGNAKVVADALAERVAGFDAVVDDRSETTALIAVQGPNAVKILGAVTDADLDALKYYASVPAVVKGHEVLLARTGYTGEDGFELFVPADEAPAVWRILSEAGEGHGLVPAGLACRDTLRLEAGMPLYGNELTLGQSPFEAGLGRVVKFEKPGDFVGRAALEERSKADVPRVRVGLKGQGRRAPRHGYKLLADGVEIGEVTSGALSPTLGHPIAMAYVDRAYTEPGTELSVDIRGRIEPVEVVALPFYSRA
- the gcvH gene encoding glycine cleavage system protein GcvH gives rise to the protein MSIPENLKYTKEHEWLNVEGDVATVGITAFAAESLGDIVFVQLPDVGATITSGEVFGEVESTKSVSELYAPVSGEVVEVNGTTSDTPEVINSDPYAEGWLLKVRLSGDVPELLDAAAYAALTQES